Sequence from the Platichthys flesus chromosome 2, fPlaFle2.1, whole genome shotgun sequence genome:
GACCCGGAGGACAGGTTCCCCGGCGGGGCGGTGCTGCGCCGGTCGGTCCGCGGTGTGGTGAAGAAGCCGCTCGGGTCGTCGAACCGCCGCGGTTGCCCGATACCGCTCGGCTGGTGCGGGTCTCTTCTCCCGGAGCCCCCATCTTTAGCCCCGCGGGCGACTCGCTTCAGTTCGGCATCTCTCAAACTCTCAACCCGTTGTGCAAGCGTCCTCTCCGGGGAGAATGACTCCTCCGCCCGCTGCGCCTCCAGCCCCGGGTGAATCTCCGGGTGGAGGTGACGGAGCCCCGGGTGAGTCTCCGGGTGGAGGTGACGGAGCTCCGCGCTCCGGACGAAGAGGAACAGCAGAAAGAAAACCGGGAACATCTTCACCGACGATCGAGGAGCAGCTGGTCCGTGTTCGCTGCGTCTTCCTCagacaggagctgctgcaggtgtcCTGAGATGAAGAGTCTCCATGGAGGTGCTGGTCCTGAGGAAACTTTTGAGTCTgaggctcctcttcctcttcacgtGCTCTTCATCTGCATCAACATCAACACTCAGCTTCCGGCCATAAACTTCAACATAAATCAAAACCGGAAGGGAAACTTTTCCTTTTAAACACGAAAGATGCTTCAGAGGCTTCAGAAGTTTAAATCTAGTTTAGTTTcgtaaatattatatatacaaattaataaaacgTTAAAAATAAACGTGTGGCAGAAACCATTAATAGTttatatgaaaacaaataaatattaaagttaAGTATATATAGGCTATAAATACAGAATCTCAAAGAGCTAATTATCATTGCAAACCAGAGCACTTATAATTCTCTTAttactgtaaataaatgtacattttcgTTACTCAAGATAACTGAATTAAAACAGCAATTCAAGTCCTAAATATGTCTGATTTATTTCCCCATCAATTCTTCCacctctgatccagatctgcaccataTTTCTTGTTAATCCGTCAGGTAGTTAATTTTGCTTGCAAACAATCAAGGTGAAAATATAAAGTGGTAATAAGTGATCAGAGACATCAAAAGTAAATGTGTGGACTCTACTGTTTATTATGCTGTATAATTCACTACAGAGGGAAACTACCATTGATGCAGTAAAACAAGACTTTCTATAAACAAAGAATctgtcatttgtatttatttatacagaaatTACTTTACAACATTTCCCCAACAGCTTGGTGAGGACACAGACCAGAGCTGTGGTGATTCGTCAATTAATGGACAAACTGCTGCCTCCAAAATGAACAAAGTTGAACCAACACCTCATTGAAACTTAACATTATAATCTTAATGATTTATTGTATTTGGACTCATTGCAGTGGATCTAATTAAGAGGACACAGAGTGtattctcacaaacacaaagctttatttccaaatatacaaaatatcttttcactttattttaaacCACAAAGTGACACTGAATCATCTCATCAGAACTACTGTCATGATGCACAAACCTAAATGAGTCACCGTCCAATCACAACAATCTAATGACATCCTTCAGTCTCAGGCCCAGAGAAACGAGTCGTGAGATGTTTGGAGGATCAAACTGAGAAGGAATAGATTATAGGCCAAGAAATTACCTCCACCCTGAATCCGGAGACAAGAGTTAAAGATAAAATGATGCAGAAATTATGTCCGACCTttgatattcattttattatcaaattCCATCTCTATTCGTTAGATCCTCTGTATCTGCTGCTGACTGATTACAAAATATCTCTGAGGATTTACTagaatagaaaaatacattttctattctGATGATCTCGATGTTTTGCTTCAAGTCTGCGTCTTCAGCTGctgtctgttttctctcctgttaACTGTTACGATGACAACAAATCAAACGAGAGGAAATAAATCTGCTAACTGTAACGTCCAGACCAGAGTATTTTAAACTGAAACGGACTTCCCATCATCCTCAGCTCTTCAGGGAGACCTTCAGCTTTCTGCGAGCGTCCTTGTGTTTCTTTCGATACTCCTGCAGGAATAACAACATAGAAATCACCAATTTAGGTTGTTATGAAGTCGAGTCTACAATAATTTGGGCTTCTgttaataaaaaagtattttttgtgGAAGTACTGCTTCAATGTTTAAGttatattattatcaaataTGTGAGGTTTCCTGATTTAAACGGATGTGTACCTGTCTCAGTGTGGTCCTCCGCTCGTCCcactgctccttctgctcctccagctgagagGGACGACAGAACAACCTCGGGCCCTctgatggaggtggagaggaggggtgaGACATCAACATAACATTTCAGGAAGTCATACTGTTCTCAgacaaacaatttaaatatacacGATAATTTAACCTGCTTCCAGAACACTGTATGATCAAATCTCTCCGCATAATGTATGAAGTGCCAAGGTCCCTGATGGAGCTTGAAGGATAATACCTCACCTGCCAATCTGCTGTCCTCagggtagaagaagaagaggagcccgGTCTTTGCAGGAGTCTCTGCTCTgttaacagcaacacaaacacattcagacgAGGCTCGATTCAAACAGACATGAATTATAGAGTCGATCTGCTGCTCTGTAATAGAGTACGGAACTTGTGTGCAGGGAATTTGACAGGATTTGTTCTCAATTATTCTCACTCTGTGGTTTGAGTTGTAGAAATGATCTGCTCCTCGACCATCtcctgatcctcctcctcctcctctgagctgctgtctTGGAAACGTGGGTCTTGTTGCCAGGACACCTTTGGACCCTGGATAATCTCCACCTTGTACTCCGCTGCTTAGAGAGCGACAGATAACAAAGATTTcgtaaaacaaatatttactcCAAGACAGTCTGAGGTAAATATTTGAGATTCAACTTACCCGTTTCTTTACTCTCTTTTTCGGCATCGTCTTCAAAGAAAGAGAATTTAAATCCAGACTCCTGTTTGTCTGCCTCAGCAGAGACGACAGACGGCAACGGAgtcggctcctcttcttcttcttcttcttcccctcttttttcctcTACCTCTTCTtggtcccaggttgtcttctcttcttcttcttctccttcttcttgttgttcttccaTTACTTCTTCTTCGGCGATGTCATCCTTTGTTGAACCAAATACGGCCTTCAGGTCTCCAGACACGTCGTAATAAATGTCTTTGGAAACCTCCGGAAGCTTCTGAGcctcttccctcttcttcctcctggcCGACTTGCTGTGGAGACAGCAGATTAAAAGACAGTCTTACTCCACATGATGCAGTTGAGTGTACATTCTAATTGAATGAGTACTTGGTGGTTGTCTATATGAGGAAATTCATTTAAACTGCAGCAACATTGAGATATAACTCTTTTCACATTGATATGTGGAGTGCCACAAGGCTCAATCCTGGGTCCCATCCTGTTCTCTAAAGTAGCTTGCAAAGAATTCTAACACCtttactttttcatcatatGGATTAAATTGACTTAATGGAAAGTCAGTACTGCATGTACTACCACAAAtatatcaaatttttttttctgacaaagCATTGGTGCTACGACCAATTCAATACATCTTAATTCACAATCTCCATGAACGTAcctctctttgttttcctctggtttGGTCTCGAACGCAGCATGTTCCTCTCTGCTGGGGTCGTAGTGCAGCGCTGACAcgtctctgcaaacacacattttcatttattcattcatctaTTGAACCTGATGAAACACAAAGTTCCAGTTCAGAAGTGGTGGtgggaccagtgtgtgtgtgtgtgtgtgtgtgtgtgtgtgtgtgtgtgtgtgtgtgtgtgtgtgtgtgtgtgtgtgtgtgtgtgtgtgtgtcagacctgAAGGTCTTGGCTTTGCCGGCAGTCTTGCTGCTGCAGGTTTGTTGGCTGCTGCCAAGGACGCTCTGCATGATGAACaggttcttcttcctctcctcatccagaGCCTCATCATCCTCTGTCGTCTTCATCTCTGAATCATAAAACGTCACTTTATTTATGTTAATAAATAGTATAATAGATGCTGACAGGTTTCATATTTATGGAAAGAgttataaacaataaaaaagataacACTTTACTGGACTCAAATGTTTCTATAATTTGCAACACGTACCCTCCCCTGACTCTTCGTCTTTGCCCTCGTCTTCATCCAGGAAGCGAGAATCCATTCGGAATCGCTCGTCTGCTCCGAAGTGGGACTGTAGCTTCATCagctggacacacaaacaaacaacaaaccaacatcACAATCATGTTCGTCACATTATCTTATAATAATGTTTGATTGTTTACAGTCTGGatcagatatttatttttctccagagGATTAAATCTCTATATTGGGATCTTTGgtgattttctatttatttacacCACTTTTTTTTCAGTTCCTCTCAATACCTGAGCCCTGTCTGTTCTCCTGAGGATATGATGTTTCTGGACTATGAACACTTagatattaaattataaaagaacaagaagagagcctgtgaaaGGGAACAAACAGCGCAGCCTCATGTGAACTTCTCTTCTCACCTTCTGACCGGCTCGACCTTCAAACTCAGGTCTGATGTCAAATCTGCttccatcctgctcttcatcaccaCCCTCTTCATCATCGTCACTGCCACCAAACAGCTGAGGGCCTGACTGCTTCAGAcgcacataaatacacatgcaggcacacacagggacacacacatacaaacatggaACATGAGAAACTATGAGGTTGCCCTAATTTTCAGGCTATTTCAGACTCAATGTTTGTATTAGGTgataaatgatgaataaataaatgaatgaaataaattcGCAGGTAGATTTGAACTACTCCTCATCTGAGCTGGTTCCCTCAccttctcttttgtttgttttctctcattggctgatgccTCATCATCCGTGGTCTCGTCCCctgattctgattggctgtcctTGAGCAGGGTCTTCTTTTTTGACATTGTGACATCAGAGGTTTTCTGCTgcacatcttcatcatcatcatcctcatcatcagaGCCAAAGACAATATGTTTCCCTGCTCCTGGTTTTGGAGTATCCTGATGGAGAATAAGgtaatgtgaaaataaattaaattgattgTTTACAGGTCTTCCACATTTATGTAAAGCTTGATTTCCTCAGCCCCAAATAACAGATGACTTAAAGACGTATAAGCAGTGCACTCACAGATTAGACTGTCAACAAGAACAAACAACATTTAGAATGTCTACTATTCTACTAATCtctaattattataataacatcACACTCACCACGTTGGAGAGAGCTCCCTGTATGAGCTTCTTGTGTTCTTCGGCCTCCTTCATTCTCTGCTGGACGGCAGCGAGTCTCCTCATGTTggccttcctctgctgctcctcttcctccttggcTCCTAACTTCACCCTGGAGGGAACCTgcaccttctcttcctcctcttcgctggaggaggagcaggaggaggaggactcgCTGTGAGGAACAGGGGGAGTTGCTAATTTCCCAACATCTTTGGCAGGGGCAatctcttcctcgtcttcctcaccggaggagctggaggatgaagGTAAAGTCTTTGCTGTAGCTTTGGCTGACGGAACAGCCCGACTGACCTTCCTCCTCtgatcctcttcttcctcatcatcgTCGCTGCTGGAGGAGGGACTTGTCTCTGGTTTCTCAGTATTAACAGCAGATTTATTTGGAACTTTAGTAGCAGCCTTGTTCTTCACCACCTTCACCACCTTCACAACCTctactttctcctcctcctcctcctcttcctcttcctcctcctcactgctctctgtcttctttgtttctttgtgtttaccTTTGCTCAAACTTTTACTGGTTTGGCTTTCAGCTGCTTTCTGGTCCACCTGAGGAGCTTCTGAGTGTAGCTTGTGTTTTTTGACCACACttcctgttctctcctcctgctgctcctctctctgtctcttctggcAGTCGTTTGTTTCTAATCCCTTGTACAATGTTTTTGTTCCCTGGAAGGCGGGCAGCAtccctttcctctttttcttgtCATCATCGCTGCAGTAGCCCCGCATGAGGGAGGCGAGGATCTCTTCTGGCATGGTGCCTTTCTTGGGTTGTTTTGTGACGCCAGATATGAGGTTAGCTTCTTTTTCGGAGCTGCCGCTAGGGATACTGGGAGATGTAGTCTCAGAGGTCTGCTCGGCTTCTTCAGCTAGCCTCTGTAGATCAGCCATGGTGATCTCCAGACGGGTGACGTTAGAAAACATGGCTTCataatcttcatcatcatcatcatcatcatcctcatcatcatcatcctcatcatcatcatcatcagactcTGAGGAAGAGGACTTCACAACAGGGAGAACTGCCAACTTCTTACGCTGGTTGCTGGTTTTTTTCTTAGAAGGGGCAGAAGTTATGTGATCTTCGGCATCTGCTGaatccttctcctcctcctcctcctcctcctctacttctGCTGCTACAGctttacttttcttcttcaaCTTTTTCTTCCTATCCGTGTGTTTCCCTGAGCTGTTTTCTGCAGCGGGCTGTGTCTGTTTCTCCTGCGATGGAGCTGGAGGAgtaagaagaggaggagcaggaggtttCCTGGATGCAAGGAGTTCATCTGTGTCAGCAGAATCATAGTCATCCTCGTCTTTCTCATCTGGCCTACctggaagcagagagaaaaacatttcacatttcaaagaaCAATTAAACAAGATTGGTTTGATCACTTGATATTTGCACAGTTCCTTCTTATTTAATTAACGACCATTTTTGTGGCCTTGCTTGCCAGCATACAAACTACAGTTTGGAGGTCAGAGTCAGAAATCTAGACACCTGAACTCTTCtggccagccccccccccccacctcctggTTAAATCCCTGGAAAATATCTTAGAAACCAGAGAACaagcaaactccacacagacagatgaCGAGGAGGCAGATTCTTAATCTCAAAATAAGTGAAAGCCCAGATGAAAACTCACAGGAACGTCCAGACTTCACAAGGTAGTCTAATCCAACCACTTCCAGTTTATcatcctccacttcctgcccCAGTGCACCACGGGAGGTTTTCTGATTGGCCACCATTATGCGGATTTCGTCGTCCGAATCCAGATCGTAGCCGTTGAAAGGAACCAACTTCCTCGGAGCCGGTCTTTGGTTGGTTGGGAGTTGAAATCCGTTGCTGaaaggttcaggttcaggtttagGCTTGGAGACCGGGACAGGGACAgtgacagggacagggacagggacagggacggAATGAACAGTCGGCTCCAATCTGAGAGGAaacaacaggaaggagagaTTTAATGCGAGCAGAGTGACACATCATTAAGAATGAATCAGGTGACACATAAAActcttaaaacatttcaaactaaatACCAAACCAGTGGAATTTCAAGGACAGACTCTGAGTAGCAGAAAACATTGTTACCTGGTTGCGCTCACTGCATCACTGGAGCTGGTCACGCTTTTCCGACTCTTTTTGGGTTTTGGTGGCACATATGGAGGGAACTCGCCCCGCCTCTTTTTGCTGATTTCATCGTCCCCTCCCTGCACCTCCCAGGTCAGCTGGGTGACGGGGGTGTGCTGGTCCTCCTCGCCTCGGTCCAGCTTGCGGATGTTGTGGCTGTATTTGGACGGGT
This genomic interval carries:
- the nol8 gene encoding nucleolar protein 8 isoform X3, whose product is MQRLYIGGLSHTITQKDLKDRFGKFGEVQDVELRTRRDDDGVPYKTFSYININISEADLKRCMTVLNKSKWKGGTLQIENAKESVLQRLAQERQEAEEQRLQPPAAEDKRKKLIDSLSKAGVDNFHMSAAVPGTEVPGHEDWVVSKFGRVLPILQLRCRKGSKARTLNYDPSKYSHNIRKLDRGEEDQHTPVTQLTWEVQGGDDEISKKRRGEFPPYVPPKPKKSRKSVTSSSDAVSATRLEPTVHSVPVPVPVPVTVPVPVSKPKPEPEPFSNGFQLPTNQRPAPRKLVPFNGYDLDSDDEIRIMVANQKTSRGALGQEVEDDKLEVVGLDYLVKSGRSCRPDEKDEDDYDSADTDELLASRKPPAPPLLTPPAPSQEKQTQPAAENSSGKHTDRKKKLKKKSKAVAAEVEEEEEEEEKDSADAEDHITSAPSKKKTSNQRKKLAVLPVVKSSSSESDDDDDEDDDDEDDDDDDDEDYEAMFSNVTRLEITMADLQRLAEEAEQTSETTSPSIPSGSSEKEANLISGVTKQPKKGTMPEEILASLMRGYCSDDDKKKRKGMLPAFQGTKTLYKGLETNDCQKRQREEQQEERTGSVVKKHKLHSEAPQVDQKAAESQTSKSLSKGKHKETKKTESSEEEEEEEEEEEEKVEVVKVVKVVKNKAATKVPNKSAVNTEKPETSPSSSSDDDEEEEDQRRKVSRAVPSAKATAKTLPSSSSSSGEEDEEEIAPAKDVGKLATPPVPHSESSSSCSSSSEEEEEKVQVPSRVKLGAKEEEEQQRKANMRRLAAVQQRMKEAEEHKKLIQGALSNVDTPKPGAGKHIVFGSDDEDDDDEDVQQKTSDVTMSKKKTLLKDSQSESGDETTDDEASANERKQTKEKSGPQLFGGSDDDEEGGDEEQDGSRFDIRPEFEGRAGQKLMKLQSHFGADERFRMDSRFLDEDEGKDEESGEEMKTTEDDEALDEERKKNLFIMQSVLGSSQQTCSSKTAGKAKTFRDVSALHYDPSREEHAAFETKPEENKESKSARRKKREEAQKLPEVSKDIYYDVSGDLKAVFGSTKDDIAEEEVMEEQQEEGEEEEEKTTWDQEEVEEKRGEEEEEEEEPTPLPSVVSAEADKQESGFKFSFFEDDAEKESKETAAEYKVEIIQGPKVSWQQDPRFQDSSSEEEEEDQEMVEEQIISTTQTTEAETPAKTGLLFFFYPEDSRLAEGPRLFCRPSQLEEQKEQWDERRTTLRQEYRKKHKDARRKLKVSLKS
- the nol8 gene encoding nucleolar protein 8 isoform X1 — encoded protein: MQRLYIGGLSHTITQKDLKDRFGKFGEVQDVELRTRRDDDGVPYKTFSYININISEADLKRCMTVLNKSKWKGGTLQIENAKESVLQRLAQERQEAEEQRLQPPAAEDKRKKLIDSLSKAGVDNFHMSAAVPGTEVPGHEDWVVSKFGRVLPILQLRCRKGSKARTLNYDPSKYSHNIRKLDRGEEDQHTPVTQLTWEVQGGDDEISKKRRGEFPPYVPPKPKKSRKSVTSSSDAVSATRLEPTVHSVPVPVPVPVTVPVPVSKPKPEPEPFSNGFQLPTNQRPAPRKLVPFNGYDLDSDDEIRIMVANQKTSRGALGQEVEDDKLEVVGLDYLVKSGRSCRPDEKDEDDYDSADTDELLASRKPPAPPLLTPPAPSQEKQTQPAAENSSGKHTDRKKKLKKKSKAVAAEVEEEEEEEEKDSADAEDHITSAPSKKKTSNQRKKLAVLPVVKSSSSESDDDDDEDDDDEDDDDDDDEDYEAMFSNVTRLEITMADLQRLAEEAEQTSETTSPSIPSGSSEKEANLISGVTKQPKKGTMPEEILASLMRGYCSDDDKKKRKGMLPAFQGTKTLYKGLETNDCQKRQREEQQEERTGSVVKKHKLHSEAPQVDQKAAESQTSKSLSKGKHKETKKTESSEEEEEEEEEEEEKVEVVKVVKVVKNKAATKVPNKSAVNTEKPETSPSSSSDDDEEEEDQRRKVSRAVPSAKATAKTLPSSSSSSGEEDEEEIAPAKDVGKLATPPVPHSESSSSCSSSSEEEEEKVQVPSRVKLGAKEEEEQQRKANMRRLAAVQQRMKEAEEHKKLIQGALSNVDTPKPGAGKHIVFGSDDEDDDDEDVQQKTSDVTMSKKKTLLKDSQSESGDETTDDEASANERKQTKEKQSGPQLFGGSDDDEEGGDEEQDGSRFDIRPEFEGRAGQKLMKLQSHFGADERFRMDSRFLDEDEGKDEESGEEMKTTEDDEALDEERKKNLFIMQSVLGSSQQTCSSKTAGKAKTFRDVSALHYDPSREEHAAFETKPEENKESKSARRKKREEAQKLPEVSKDIYYDVSGDLKAVFGSTKDDIAEEEVMEEQQEEGEEEEEKTTWDQEEVEEKRGEEEEEEEEPTPLPSVVSAEADKQESGFKFSFFEDDAEKESKETAAEYKVEIIQGPKVSWQQDPRFQDSSSEEEEEDQEMVEEQIISTTQTTEAETPAKTGLLFFFYPEDSRLAEGPRLFCRPSQLEEQKEQWDERRTTLRQEYRKKHKDARRKLKVSLKS
- the nol8 gene encoding nucleolar protein 8 isoform X4 — translated: MQRLYIGGLSHTITQKDLKDRFGKFGEVQDVELRTRRDDDGVPYKTFSYININISEADLKRCMTVLNKSKWKGGTLQIENAKESVLQRLAQERQEAEEQRLQPPAAEDKRKKLIDSLSKAGVDNFHMSAAVPGTEVPGHEDWVVSKFGRVLPILQLRCRKGSKARTLNYDPSKYSHNIRKLDRGEEDQHTPVTQLTWEVQGGDDEISKKRRGEFPPYVPPKPKKSRKSVTSSSDAVSATRLEPTVHSVPVPVPVPVTVPVPVSKPKPEPEPFSNGFQLPTNQRPAPRKLVPFNGYDLDSDDEIRIMVANQKTSRGALGQEVEDDKLEVVGLDYLVKSGRSCRPDEKDEDDYDSADTDELLASRKPPAPPLLTPPAPSQEKQTQPAAENSSGKHTDRKKKLKKKSKAVAAEVEEEEEEEEKDSADAEDHITSAPSKKKTSNQRKKLAVLPVVKSSSSESDDDDDEDDDDEDDDDDDDEDYEAMFSNVTRLEITMADLQRLAEEAEQTSETTSPSIPSGSSEKEANLISGVTKQPKKGTMPEEILASLMRGYCSDDDKKKRKGMLPAFQGTKTLYKGLETNDCQKRQREEQQEERTGSVVKKHKLHSEAPQVDQKAAESQTSKSLSKGKHKETKKTESSEEEEEEEEEEEEKVEVVKVVKVVKNKAATKVPNKSAVNTEKPETSPSSSSDDDEEEEDQRRKVSRAVPSAKATAKTLPSSSSSSGEEDEEEIAPAKDVGKLATPPVPHSESSSSCSSSSEEEEEKVQVPSRVKLGAKEEEEQQRKANMRRLAAVQQRMKEAEEHKKLIQGALSNVDTPKPGAGKHIVFGSDDEDDDDEDVQQKTSDVTMSKKKTLLKDSQSESGDETTDDEASANERKQTKEKSGPQLFGGSDDDEEGGDEEQDGSRFDIRPEFEGRAGQKLMKLQSHFGADERFRMDSRFLDEDEGKDEESGEEMKTTEDDEALDEERKKNLFIMQSVLGSSQQTCSSKTAGKAKTFRDVSALHYDPSREEHAAFETKPEENKESKSARRKKREEAQKLPEVSKDIYYDVSGDLKAVFGSTKDDIAEEEVMEEQQEEGEEEEEKTTWDQEEVEEKRGEEEEEEEEPTPLPSVVSAEADKQESGFKFSFFEDDAEKESKETAEYKVEIIQGPKVSWQQDPRFQDSSSEEEEEDQEMVEEQIISTTQTTEAETPAKTGLLFFFYPEDSRLAEGPRLFCRPSQLEEQKEQWDERRTTLRQEYRKKHKDARRKLKVSLKS
- the nol8 gene encoding nucleolar protein 8 isoform X2 → MQRLYIGGLSHTITQKDLKDRFGKFGEVQDVELRTRRDDDGVPYKTFSYININISEADLKRCMTVLNKSKWKGGTLQIENAKESVLQRLAQERQEAEEQRLQPPAAEDKRKKLIDSLSKAGVDNFHMSAAVPGTEVPGHEDWVVSKFGRVLPILQLRCRKGSKARTLNYDPSKYSHNIRKLDRGEEDQHTPVTQLTWEVQGGDDEISKKRRGEFPPYVPPKPKKSRKSVTSSSDAVSATRLEPTVHSVPVPVPVPVTVPVPVSKPKPEPEPFSNGFQLPTNQRPAPRKLVPFNGYDLDSDDEIRIMVANQKTSRGALGQEVEDDKLEVVGLDYLVKSGRSCRPDEKDEDDYDSADTDELLASRKPPAPPLLTPPAPSQEKQTQPAAENSSGKHTDRKKKLKKKSKAVAAEVEEEEEEEEKDSADAEDHITSAPSKKKTSNQRKKLAVLPVVKSSSSESDDDDDEDDDDEDDDDDDDEDYEAMFSNVTRLEITMADLQRLAEEAEQTSETTSPSIPSGSSEKEANLISGVTKQPKKGTMPEEILASLMRGYCSDDDKKKRKGMLPAFQGTKTLYKGLETNDCQKRQREEQQEERTGSVVKKHKLHSEAPQVDQKAAESQTSKSLSKGKHKETKKTESSEEEEEEEEEEEEKVEVVKVVKVVKNKAATKVPNKSAVNTEKPETSPSSSSDDDEEEEDQRRKVSRAVPSAKATAKTLPSSSSSSGEEDEEEIAPAKDVGKLATPPVPHSESSSSCSSSSEEEEEKVQVPSRVKLGAKEEEEQQRKANMRRLAAVQQRMKEAEEHKKLIQGALSNVDTPKPGAGKHIVFGSDDEDDDDEDVQQKTSDVTMSKKKTLLKDSQSESGDETTDDEASANERKQTKEKQSGPQLFGGSDDDEEGGDEEQDGSRFDIRPEFEGRAGQKLMKLQSHFGADERFRMDSRFLDEDEGKDEESGEEMKTTEDDEALDEERKKNLFIMQSVLGSSQQTCSSKTAGKAKTFRDVSALHYDPSREEHAAFETKPEENKESKSARRKKREEAQKLPEVSKDIYYDVSGDLKAVFGSTKDDIAEEEVMEEQQEEGEEEEEKTTWDQEEVEEKRGEEEEEEEEPTPLPSVVSAEADKQESGFKFSFFEDDAEKESKETAEYKVEIIQGPKVSWQQDPRFQDSSSEEEEEDQEMVEEQIISTTQTTEAETPAKTGLLFFFYPEDSRLAEGPRLFCRPSQLEEQKEQWDERRTTLRQEYRKKHKDARRKLKVSLKS